In Nicotiana tabacum cultivar K326 chromosome 19, ASM71507v2, whole genome shotgun sequence, one DNA window encodes the following:
- the LOC142173303 gene encoding germin-like protein subfamily 1 member 20 translates to MAAVFVNGKICKDPKQVMANDFFKSGLNIPGNTSNQLGSAVTAVNVGNLPGLNTLGISLARIDYAPYGLNPPHTHPRGTEILAVLEGTLYVGFVLSNPGPNMKNKLFTKILNPGDVFVFPIGLIHFQFNVGKTNAVAFAGLSSQNPGVITIANAVFGSDPPINPDVLAKAFQVDNKVVDYLQSQFWWDNN, encoded by the exons ATGGCTGCTG TTTTTGTGAACGGAAAAATTTGCAAGGATCCAAAGCAGGTTATGGCAAATGATTTCTTTAAATCAGGTCTAAACATACCTGGAAATACCTCAAATCAACTTGGATCTGCTGTAACTGCTGTGAACGTCGGCAACTTACCTGGACTCAACACTCTGGGCATTTCATTAGCGCGCATTGATTATGCGCCATATGGTCTCAACCCACCTCATACACACCCCCGAGGAACTGAGATTCTTGCTGTCCTTGAGGGCACACTCTACGTCGGCTTTGTCCTTTCAAACCCTGGTCCAAATATGAAGAACAAGCTCTTTACCAAGATTCTAAATCCTGGAGATGTGTTCGTTTTCCCAATAGGtctcattcattttcagtttaaTGTTGGAAAGACTAATGCCGTTGCATTTGCTGGACTCAGTAGTCAAAATCCAGGAGTCATCACTATTGCGAATGCAGTATTTGGTTCAGACCCACCAATCAATCCTGATGTTCTCGCGAAAGCATTCCAAGTTGACAACAAAGTTGTGGATTACCTCCAATCCCAATTCTGGTGGGATAACAACTAA